One Methylobacterium oryzae DNA window includes the following coding sequences:
- a CDS encoding response regulator → MIESSLDRSQGRSARAGTTRILLVEDDAGMQRIVSDHFADHDVAVTAATDRVEAEKRLAEAEFDLVVLDLRLGSENGLDLLRDLRARSDLPVIITTGHRRDEIDRVIGLELGADDYLVKPYGLRELLARVRVILRRAEVAPAPARVQESHRSRFEGWVLDRRRRRLTNPEGADVALSKGEYALLVAFLDAPQRPLSREQLLQATRVHEDVFDRSIDVQILRLRRKLEVDPSAPRLIVTERGVGYVLAATVEKL, encoded by the coding sequence ATGATCGAATCCAGTCTGGACCGGAGTCAGGGTCGGAGCGCGCGCGCCGGCACGACCCGCATCCTCCTCGTCGAGGACGACGCGGGTATGCAGCGCATCGTCTCGGACCACTTCGCCGACCACGACGTCGCCGTGACGGCGGCGACCGACCGGGTGGAGGCGGAGAAGCGGCTCGCGGAGGCCGAATTCGACCTCGTCGTGCTGGACCTGCGGCTGGGCTCGGAGAACGGGCTCGACCTGCTGCGCGACCTGCGGGCCCGGAGCGACCTGCCGGTGATCATCACCACCGGCCATCGCCGGGACGAGATCGACCGGGTGATCGGCCTCGAGCTCGGCGCCGACGATTACCTCGTGAAGCCATACGGGCTGCGCGAGCTGCTCGCGCGGGTCAGGGTCATCCTGCGCCGGGCCGAGGTGGCGCCCGCCCCGGCGCGGGTCCAGGAGTCCCACCGCAGCCGCTTCGAAGGCTGGGTGCTCGACCGGCGTCGCCGGCGCCTCACCAATCCCGAAGGCGCGGATGTCGCGCTCAGCAAGGGCGAGTACGCCCTGCTGGTGGCCTTCCTCGACGCGCCCCAGCGCCCGCTCAGCCGCGAGCAGCTCCTGCAGGCCACGCGCGTCCACGAGGACGTGTTCGATCGCAGCATCGACGTCCAGATCCTGCGGCTGCGCCGCAAGCTGGAGGTGGATCCGAGCGCGCCGCGCCTGATCGTCACCGAGCGCGGCGTCGGCTACGTCCTCGCCGCGACCGTCGAGAAGCTGTAG